In Capsicum annuum cultivar UCD-10X-F1 chromosome 7, UCD10Xv1.1, whole genome shotgun sequence, one genomic interval encodes:
- the LOC107876638 gene encoding uncharacterized protein LOC107876638 — MLWNKLKILQNRLKGLNNHLALYSQKLQQARLNLEITQTKLIDKPVCSNLIEQEKAWLIEVKKWSDIVEQVYRQKDRVTWIDGGDANTRYFHAKLKIRTSKNTITSIYHNTGVKLEDPALVKAEFIKFFSNFMGAQLPCPSITVIRSGVCLSHEQKHNLITSITELKIHALKKGMPHDKAPGVKHQLKQELLKELGYSEGELSFRYLGVPLSSKKLIIG, encoded by the exons ATGTTATGGAACAAACTGAAGATACTGCAAAATAGACTGAAGGGGTTGAACAATCATCTGGCCTTATATAGTCAGAAGCTTCAGCAGGCTAGACTTAACCTAGAGATCACACAAACCAAGCTGATTGATAAACCTGTATGCTCTAATCTGATTGAACAAGAAAAGGCTTGGTTGATTGAAGTTAAGAAGTGGAGTGATATTGTGGAACAAGTCTATAGACAGAAAGACAGAGTTACTTGGATAGATGGTGGGGACGCAAATACAAGATACTTTCATGCAAAATTGAAGATAAGAACCAGCAAGAACACCATTACATCCATTTATCATAACACTGGGGTCAAGCTAGAAGATCCTGCACTGGTGAAAGCTGAGTTTATAAAGTTCTTTTCTAACTTTATGGGGGCACAACTACCTTGCCCAAGCATAACAGTAATAAGAAGTGGCGTATGTCTCTCTCATGAACAAAAGCACAACCTAATTACCTCTATCACAGAATTGAAAATACATGCACTAAAGAAAGGAATGCCACATGATAAAGCCCCAG GTGTCAAACACCAACTGAAGCAAGAACTATTGAAGGAACTTGGGTACAGTGAAGGGGAGCTTTCTTTCAGGTACCTGGGAGTTCCTTTATCATCTAAAAAGCTCATAATAGGTTAA
- the LOC107878078 gene encoding uncharacterized oxidoreductase At1g06690, chloroplastic, whose translation MALHFSSGCLFSLSQRRSGQKIRAVTSKSSVIEDDKVKLGGSDLKVTKLGIGAWSWGDTSYWNNFEWDDKKLKGAKTAFDASIDCGITFIDTAEVYGSRFSFGAINSETLLGRFIKERKEKDPELEVAVATKFAALPWRLGRQSVLAALKDSLARLELSSVDLYQLHWPGIWGNEGYIDGLGDAVEQGLVKAVGVSNYSEKRLRSAYEQLKKRGIPLASNQVNYSLIYRLPEQNGVKAACDELGVTLIAYSPIAQGALTGKYTPENPPTGPRRQIYTPEFLTKLQPLINRIKEIGESYSKTPTQVVLNWLIAQDNVVPIPGAKNAEQAKEFAGALGWRLTQQEIGQLRSLASDLKPVTGFPVEKL comes from the exons ATGGCTTTGCATTTTAGCAGTGGCTGTTTGTTTTCATTGAGCCAGAGGAGGAGCGGTCAGAAAATCAGAGCAGTAACTTCTAAGAGCAGTGTTATAGAAGACGACAAGGTGAAGCTTGGTGGGTCTGATTTGAAGGTGACTAAGCTTGGAATTGGAGCCTGGTCTTGGGGTGACACCAGCTATTGGAACAACTTTGAATGGGATG ATAAGAAGTTGAAGGGTGCAAAGACTGCTTTTGATGCTAGCATTGATTGTGGAATAACATTCATCGATACTGCTGAGGTTTATGGTTCAAGG TTCTCATTCGGTGCGATAAATTCTGAAACACTACTAGGAAG ATTCatcaaggaaagaaaagaaaaagatccaGAGTTGGAGGTTGCTGTTGCAACTAAATTTGCTGCATTACCATGGAGGCTTGGCCGTCAAAGTGTCCTAGCGGCCCTAAAAGATTCTCTTGCACGTCTGGAACTTTCTTCAGTTGATCTTTATCAACTTCACTG GCCAGGAATATGGGGAAATGAAG GTTATATTGATGGTTTAGGAGATGCAGTGGAGCAGGGCCTTGTAAAAGCTGTGGGAGTATCTAACTATAGTG AAAAGCGTCTTCGCAGTGCATACGAGCAGCTGAAGAAGAGAGGTATTCCACTAGCTTCAAATCAAGTCAATTATAGTCTGATATACAGGTTGCCAGAGCAAAATGGTGTAAAAGCTGCCTGTGATGAACTGGGAGTCACGTTGATCGCATATTCACCCATTGCTCAAG GAGCTTTGACTGGAAAATATACTCCAGAAAATCCTCCTACTGGACCTCGCAGACAGATATATACTCCTGAATTTTTAACCAAA TTGCAGCCACTCATAAATAGAATAAAGGAGATTGGAGAAAGCTACAGTAAGACTCCAACGCAG GTGGTCCTCAATTGGTTGATTGCACAGGATAATGTTGTTCCCATCCCAGGAGCCAAAAATGCAGAGCAAGCTAAAGAATTTGCTGGTGCATTGGGTTGGAGACTCACTCAACAAGAAATTGGCCAACTTCGCTCTTTGGCATCTGATTTAAAACCTGTTACAGGTTTCCCTGTCGAAAAGTTATAA